Within the Pseudomonadota bacterium genome, the region AGCTGTGGCGTGTTTACTTGATAGAATTAGCGCACATCCTATTAAGGATGTAATGTTAGTAGGGAGTTCGTTAGGCGGTTTCTATGGGACATACCTATCACATCGGGTTGGGTGTCGATCGGTTCTGATCAATCCAGCGATCACGCCACATACCGGGCTGTTAAACCATGTCGGGCAGCAAAAGAATCTGTACACGGGTGAAGAATACGAGTTTACCAATGAGCATTTGCGTCAGCTCGAACGGCTCTATGTGAAAGAAATTAAAAGGGTCGAAAAATTATTCTTGGTACACACGACTGGAGATGAACTTTTAGATTGGAAGACCGCCGCTCGTCGTTTCGATGGGTGTAGACGGTTGATTGTCGGCGGCAGTGATCACGGATTTACTAACTTTGAAGACTACGCAGATATCGTTTTATCGCACCTTAATGGTGAGTTTTTGCCTTGATTGCCTGTATTCAATAATTTTTCTGAATAAAACTTAAAGGTGAGCCCTAGGTGAATGTATTTTATTTGGAGTCTGGATCTTTGAAGGTTGGACGCATCTTGAAAGAGACGGGCGCTTCGCTTCAAGTGCAGAGTCAGTTTGGTAAACAAATCAAGGTCAAGGCAAATCACGTGTTTATCTTTTTTGATGGCACGAGCCCTGATGACTTTTTTAATAAGGTACAAGAAATCGCAAAGACTATTGATCCTGATCT harbors:
- a CDS encoding alpha/beta fold hydrolase yields the protein MKLYIYIHGFNSSSSSLKAKVLARLIQERHSNIEFWCPDLSHWPEKAVACLLDRISAHPIKDVMLVGSSLGGFYGTYLSHRVGCRSVLINPAITPHTGLLNHVGQQKNLYTGEEYEFTNEHLRQLERLYVKEIKRVEKLFLVHTTGDELLDWKTAARRFDGCRRLIVGGSDHGFTNFEDYADIVLSHLNGEFLP